The Erinaceus europaeus chromosome 4, mEriEur2.1, whole genome shotgun sequence genomic sequence AAGATACAAATATTGTATGATTAAATGAGATCCACTTTCTCATAAACTCTAGCATGGTATAAGCCTTATGAAAATGAGTGCTCaaaattcttcttttatttttttttactccccAGTCTGTTTAATTACCACTTGTTTAAACtgacatattaaaatatttaatgtgacagtAGTAGATTAAAATATAGACACAAATGCAGTTTAACTTTCAACAACTGACATtaaacagcaaaaataaaataaaatagagggtaTTGTACTAACAGGATCTTATCAGACTGGTGAATAGGGAGGTGAAAGTTTATGTAAAGGTTTATGATTCTCCCAGATATCATTTCTTAAGAACATAAATTAGTAGGACACAAAAAAATATCAGCTGAAATTTCACACGGCTTAAAATAAAACCCAAAAAGTCAGTCTTGTACACCCATTTTTCCAATTGCTTCCTAGAACTAACAAAGGGAGGGGGAATTCAGGAATATAAGTGACTCTTTTCCAGCCTTCATCTACTGATCCATAGTTTAATGAGAGGATAGCTCTTCGTCATTTCCACCCCCACAAAACTGAAAACACTAATTACCTTGTTGCCCTTTTCTTGGAATACTCATCATTTTATACCTCTTCAAATTATTTTCCTGAAGTTGTATACTGAATAACTGAATGTTTTTCTTCCATAATTTAAAGCCATCAGAGAACAGTCTTCCTCTTTGCAAATGCTTTTGCATGTAGTAAATGGTTAGTAAATATTAGTCTTCCCTTAAAGTCACTAATATTTACTAACAAAGGGAGGGGGAATTCAGGAATGAAGAAAATGAAGACTCAAAGAAAAAGATATCAGCAGAATATACTCCATAAATTTAACACTAAATCTGAGACATGTATTTTCCTTGCAAGTTTTTATGTTCTTGATTTCAGTGACAAGTACATTAAATACAGTGTTTGTTGGAAGCAGTAGCTCTGCAAAACTTGACTCTCCCCTATAATAGCAAAAGTGCTTGTCAGGAGAAAACATTATGTGGGTCCCCACCAACTAACAGACCCATATGTAAATTATTACTACCATACTTCTAGAAATTCATTTGCCCAATCTGCCCAACTATATGCTaaataaggctggggagataggataatagttatgcaaaaaagactttcaggcctaaaGAATCAAAGTTCTCAGATTCATTTCCCAAAGTCATTTTTCTGTTGGGGACATACAGTAAAACAATATACATTGAGTGTAGAAATGTGTAGTGTTCTTGGTAACACAAAttcattaatattattattattagccactTAAAATTTATTGTTAAACAATTACAATGGGCAAGAGATTTAAATAGCTATTTCTCATTTCTCCAAAGAAGGCATATAGACTGCTAACCAACAGACACAAACTGTTTATCATTATGTAAATGTAAATCAAAACTACAATGAGGTGCCATTCCACACTTCTTAGAATGActataataaaaaagaggaaggaaggaagggagggagggagggagggaggaaagaaggagggagggagggagggaggaaggaaagaaggaaggaaggaaggaaagaaggaaggaaagaaggaatgaaaagaaggaatggagcaaggaatgaaggaagggagggaggaatgaaggaagagaggaaggaaggaaggaaggagaaggaaggaaggaaggaaggaaggaaggaaggaaggaaggaaggaaggaaagaacaaaTGTTGCTGACAACACAGAGAAATTAGAACCCTTGTAATAAGTATGCTTAACTACTATAGAAAAAGTAGTAGTCCCTCAAGAGTTAAACACACAATTATTGTGTAACCAAATGATTTTATTTCAAGATATATTGCCAAAAGAATTAAAACAAGTATTTTTAGAAGTTCAGGAATGCATGACTTAGtctaaatttttctgtctcttcaaAATTATGCTTTAGAATCtttttaacagttgtttcttAATGAACATGGTATAAATGATATTGATCAAAAGACCAAAGCCTATCAAGAGGCTCCTCAGATTCTTTGCCTCAACTTTCTTCTCAGCAGCCTTATCAGCAATGTAGACAGGGCCACTAGCTAGCAGAATATTGGCTACTGTGGCAGGGCCATCAGCCCTGACACTGGTGATGATAATCCCAATGTCCACATTGGCAAGGACCTTTGAAAACAATAAATGGCACAAAAAGTTTTGATGTTTATACTAGATGTGTTAAAGGAACACTGATCTTACACTTCATAATTCTCAACTCATCAGTATAAAGGGGAACGTAGATGCAAGAAAGCTCTTAAGTCCAAAAAGCAGGATATGATGTTGTTAAGTGCTGGACAAATTCTGCCTGATGAATATTAGTGAAAGAATGAAGCAAGAGCTTCACCTTAACTTGTTCTTAgctttctctccttcattcttctaatttttctgtctttgtctaaataaataaattcctgagAGCAATCTATACCCTTTTACTATGTAAGGATACAAGAGAAATCTATGACCTAGAAGAGGCACCTCACCCAATCATGCTGGCATCCTCATAAGGAGTCTCCAGAAATGAGAGTAATATTCATTGTTTATAAGTTTTCTAACCTGTAGTATTTTTTGTTGCATattactgctgttattattgttattgctgtcattgttattggataggacagagagaaatggggaaaggaggggaagacaaagggggagagaaagacagacaccttcagacctgcttcactgcttgtgaagtgaccccccctcctgcagggatccttacgcaggtccttcgGCTTAGCGCTATATACGCTTAACcgcctgcactactgcccggccccctaaccTGTAGTATTTTGTAATAGCAGCTCAAATGAACAATATATGTTCATATCTGTGGTAGAGAAATTGTCCAGATTTCTATTGATGGGCTAATGATAAATGtgctctatatatacaatggaatattaatcAAACCAAAAAGGTTTTGATTATAGTTGAAACATGAATAAACCTCAAAAAATTAATTCAGACACTTGAGTCTATTTACGTTAATAATATCCAGACTAGGTAAACACATAGAGACAGAACAAAGAACTGGTAGTGTTCAGGGGTATTGGAGGAGGGAGAACAAATAACAACTAGTTTGTGATTTCCTTTTGGAATGATGGTCATATTATAAAACTCAACAGAAATGATGGTATCACAATATTATATTAACTGCCATCTAAATGTTCACTCTAATATAGTTAATTACAAGTTATATTTaatttctcaataaaatgatatgcAAATTTTGATAGCTAAAATCAATATAGAAATAGGCATAGATTAATAAATGAGTAATTCATTTTGATATGTTGATATGTCTACTGTACTTGCCTGTCCTTTTTGTCTTTCAGTTAATCACCAGTTTGCATCTTCAAAATGACCATGACAAATGTAACCACAATGAATGGATTCCTCCTCATGGGGTTTTCCGACAATCCTAAGTTCCAATTCTTACATGCTTTGCTTTTCTTGATGATGTACATGTTAGCCTTGATAGGTAACCTTATCATTATCACCATCACAACACTAGATCAACATCTACAATCCCCAATGTATTACTTCTTGAAACATCTTTCCTTTCTGGACCTCTCCTTCATTTCTGTCACTGTCCCCCAGTCCATTGAGAATACAATGATGAATAATGGCTATATTTCCTATGGTCAGTGCATACTGCAAGTTTTCTTCTTCACATCTTTGGCCTGGGCTGAGGTGGCCATTCTCACAGTCATGTCTTATGATCGCTATGCAGCCATTTGCCTCCCACTGCGCTATGAGATCATTATGGATCCCAAAACCTGTAAATGCGCTGTGGCAGCTGTCTGGGTAAGTGGAAGCATCTCTGGAATCTTGTACACAACAGCTACATTCTCTATCACATTTTGCAGAGCCAAAATAATCCACCAGTTCTTCTGTGATGTTCCCCAGCTGCTGAAGCTCTCCTGCTCTAATGATTACCTTGGAGTGATTGGAGTGGCTGCATTCATGTCTGTGATAGCATTCATCTGTTTCATTTCCATTGTCCTCTCCTATATCCACATCATTTCCACAGTTGTGAGAATACCGTCTGTTGAGGGCCGGTCTAAGGCATTCTCTACCTGCCTGCCTCATCTCTTtgttgtgtctttttttctctccacagGAACTTTTGAGTTTCTAAAACCAACTTCAGACTCACCAAATGCTTTTGACttcattatttctatattttatacAGTACTGCCCCCAACACTCAACCCCATTATCTACAGCTTGAGGAATGAGACCATGAAGAGAGCTTTACAAAAGTTACTGTTGGTGACTCCATCAAGGAAAAAAGCACGCTTGTCTTGATGTTGATGGCTGCCCAACAGTTCACACAAGGGACCATTTAAATATCCTGAATGCCTTCAATATGTAATATTGAGGAAAAATAGTTATATACTTTTTTCGCTGTGGATAAACCACTCAATGTAGCTAATGCCTTGATAGAACGTCTGTCTGATGCTTCATCTTTTTATTAGTTGTAGCCAATTGACTTGttcttttaaattaaaagcaAGAAAGCAGTTATAATCTCTAAGACAGTCTCACTGCAAGCCTTTCACCCCCAATGCGTACAAACACATGGATAAATACATGCACAGGGACACATCAACAGAGTACACATTTTTAGAAACTCCACATAGACAATATTACAACACTAATAGACTTTTTAGAAAATGATGATTTGGGACTGGGGAAataggcaaaagactttcatgcctgagtctctgaggttccaagttcaatcaccagctccactgtaagccagagttgaacagttctctagccttctctctctctctctctctctctctctctctctctctctctctttctcgttgaaataattaaattaaatatttttaaagtgagaaTTTAACCCTTCACCAAACATTTAATTTCAGCCTTTATGCATTCAATTTGCACATTATTTCAGGTTTATATACTATTGCTATATATAAGCCTATAGGCTATGACTATTACAAATTTAGTTCACAGTATTCAGTGGCGCATTTAAACATTTTTCTGTGTTGCATGTATAGAATGTATATTTCATTTTCACTCCAAGTTATGATAAAATTAAAACCCTACTTTTCATAATTCTAAATAATGAGACTACCAAATCAAAGCATATTAAATATTTTGCTGTTCTCAATTTAGAGCTGTATTAtcttccaaaatattaaatatttttatgtggCCATTAGTAATGTGTGGCCATATTCTATATTGTTCACATAATTTTATAATCCATGTAACAAATATTTATAGAAACACTACTTGGTTATTAAAAAATACTAAGTACCTGGAactcaaaaatacataaaataaacttaaCCGGCTATTATGGAGATTTTTTCACtttattacaattttttttctcatttctttattacaatatttttaaatttctttattgtggaattaatgttttacattcgacagtaaatacaatagtttgtacatgcataacatttcccagttttccacataacaatacaactctcattaggtcctctgtcatccttcttggatctgtgttctcctcacccacccaccccagagtcttttactttggtgcaatatacaatattttttatatttcattatattttttaattgtggtggatcaaaagattaaaaatgtttacattatttctttcttttggattatgtttttaattttaaatatctgTGCATTTTACCAattgtataaaatattttataaatactagCATTCTAGATTGTTGCTGTTTTTGCCACTAGTATTATCACTTGGGCTGGGtgcttgtattatctttatttatttataggacagagacagtcagaaattgagagggaagagggagacagagagggagagagacagagagacacctgcagccctgcttcaccacttgtgaagctttccccctgtaggtggggaccaggggcttgaacctgggccttgcgtattgtaacatgtgcactcaaccaggtgcaccaccactcagtcccatgACTCTACTATTTATTAACAGCCATTCTTTTAGCAGGTTGGTGCTTTATAGTGCAGTTATTGTCACATGAGTatgatttcattatgtaccaggtgCCCAAGTCCTCTTCCACCCCTTCCTaacctccttccttccccagtctttcactttggtacaatacatcagGCCCAGTCTCTGttacactttgtgttttccctccttgTCCTTATTTATTAAATGCTGCTTATAAGACAAATAATTTAGGATATATCttaacagatgagtagtattccattttgtatatatcacaattttcttattatcttcatttattggataggaacatccagaaatctagagggaagggagaggtagaaagggagaaagacagacacctgcagacctgctttaccacttgtgaagctttccccctgcatttgaggactgggggctcaaatccagctgcttgctcatagtaatgtgtgttcttaacctgactccatataccacaattttttaagCCACTCATGGGTATCTGAGTAGTTTCCAACTTTGGGcacttacaaattgtgctgctatcaacatagatatacacagatctcttctgctaagtgcttttgtttcctttggataaatctctTGGAAAGAAATTG encodes the following:
- the LOC103128098 gene encoding olfactory receptor 14J1-like produces the protein MTMTNVTTMNGFLLMGFSDNPKFQFLHALLFLMMYMLALIGNLIIITITTLDQHLQSPMYYFLKHLSFLDLSFISVTVPQSIENTMMNNGYISYGQCILQVFFFTSLAWAEVAILTVMSYDRYAAICLPLRYEIIMDPKTCKCAVAAVWVSGSISGILYTTATFSITFCRAKIIHQFFCDVPQLLKLSCSNDYLGVIGVAAFMSVIAFICFISIVLSYIHIISTVVRIPSVEGRSKAFSTCLPHLFVVSFFLSTGTFEFLKPTSDSPNAFDFIISIFYTVLPPTLNPIIYSLRNETMKRALQKLLLSSKFH